A stretch of the Flavobacterium sp. 5 genome encodes the following:
- a CDS encoding pyridoxal phosphate-dependent aminotransferase, which produces MSNPLSDRINNLATSQTLAMAALARELKAQGKDIISLSLGEPDFNTPDFIKEAAKKAIDDNYSTYSPVDGYQDLKEAICRKFKRDNGLEYAPSQIVVSTGAKQSLYNIAQVMLNDGDEVILPAPYWVSYFEIVKLSGGVPVEVPTSVDTDFKITPEQLEAAITPKTKMMWFSSPCNPSGSVYSREELTALAKVLEKYPNIYVVADEIYEHINFSGTFCSIGSIPGMLEKTITVNGVAKAFAMTGYRIGYIGAPEFIAKACTKIQGQVTSGANSVAQRATITAVDADPSVLNHMVQAFHTRRDLVVGLLKEIPGVKINVPEGAFYVFPDVSSFFGKTLRGTLIKDANDFSMYLLAEANVATVTGDAFGNPDCIRFSYATSDEILKEALKRIKEAVAFTEVPA; this is translated from the coding sequence ATGAGCAATCCACTTTCAGACAGAATTAACAATTTAGCTACATCACAAACATTAGCGATGGCTGCATTGGCAAGAGAATTAAAAGCACAAGGAAAAGACATTATCAGTTTAAGCTTAGGAGAACCAGATTTTAATACTCCAGATTTCATCAAAGAAGCAGCAAAAAAAGCTATCGATGACAATTATAGTACATACTCTCCAGTTGATGGATACCAAGATTTAAAAGAAGCTATTTGCAGAAAATTCAAAAGAGATAATGGATTAGAGTATGCACCATCTCAAATTGTAGTTTCAACAGGAGCAAAACAATCATTATACAACATTGCACAAGTAATGTTAAACGACGGTGACGAGGTAATTTTACCAGCACCTTACTGGGTTTCTTATTTCGAAATCGTAAAATTATCAGGTGGAGTTCCTGTAGAAGTTCCAACTTCTGTAGATACTGATTTCAAAATCACTCCAGAACAGTTGGAAGCGGCTATCACACCAAAAACAAAAATGATGTGGTTCTCTTCTCCTTGTAACCCAAGTGGTTCTGTTTACAGCCGTGAAGAATTAACTGCTTTGGCAAAAGTATTAGAGAAATATCCAAATATCTATGTTGTTGCTGATGAAATCTATGAGCACATCAATTTCTCTGGAACTTTTTGCAGTATCGGTTCTATCCCAGGAATGTTAGAAAAAACAATCACTGTAAACGGAGTTGCAAAAGCTTTTGCAATGACAGGATACAGAATTGGATATATTGGAGCACCAGAATTTATCGCAAAAGCGTGTACAAAAATTCAAGGTCAAGTAACTTCAGGAGCAAATTCTGTAGCGCAACGTGCTACAATTACTGCTGTAGATGCTGATCCAAGTGTATTAAACCACATGGTTCAAGCATTCCATACTCGTAGAGATTTAGTAGTTGGATTACTGAAAGAGATTCCAGGAGTAAAAATCAACGTTCCAGAAGGAGCATTTTATGTATTCCCAGACGTTTCTTCTTTCTTCGGAAAAACGTTGAGAGGAACTCTTATCAAAGATGCGAATGATTTCTCTATGTATCTTTTAGCAGAAGCTAACGTAGCAACTGTAACTGGTGATGCTTTCGGAAACCCAGATTGTATTCGTTTCTCTTACGCGACTAGCGATGAAATCTTAAAAGAAGCATTAAAAAGAATTAAAGAAGCAGTTGCTTTCACTGAAGTTCCTGCATAA
- the purT gene encoding formate-dependent phosphoribosylglycinamide formyltransferase, whose amino-acid sequence MKILLLGSGELGKEFTIAAQRIGQTVIAVDSYENAPAMQVAHGFEVINMLDGEALDRIVAKHQPDFIVPEIEAIRTERFYDYEKQGITVVPSAKAANFTMNRKAIRDLASKELGLKTASYRYATTADELRKGVEAVGVPCVVKPLMSSSGKGQSTIKTAADIDKAWQYAVEGSRGDVVEVIVEAFVKFNSEITLLTVVQNDNPTLFCAPIGHRQERGDYQESWQPAKVSDAALYEAQDMAEKVTEALGGAGLFGVEFFLADDGVYFSELSPRPHDTGMVTLAGTQNFNEFELHLRAILSLPIFEITLEKAGASAVILASENSTNPTFTGIEKIAALPKTDFRIFGKPTSRPYRRMGVALVNDTLDTEIEKVVEKSKEAAKLITVHS is encoded by the coding sequence ATGAAAATACTCCTCCTTGGTTCTGGCGAATTAGGAAAAGAATTCACCATCGCAGCACAACGCATCGGGCAAACCGTTATTGCCGTTGACAGCTACGAAAACGCACCAGCTATGCAAGTCGCTCACGGTTTTGAAGTCATTAATATGCTTGATGGCGAGGCTTTAGACCGAATCGTTGCCAAACACCAGCCCGACTTTATTGTTCCCGAAATAGAAGCCATCCGTACAGAGCGTTTCTATGATTACGAAAAGCAAGGCATTACCGTTGTTCCTTCTGCGAAAGCTGCCAACTTTACTATGAATAGAAAAGCCATTCGTGATTTAGCTTCGAAAGAATTAGGCTTAAAGACCGCTAGTTACCGTTATGCCACTACTGCCGACGAATTACGCAAAGGGGTTGAAGCTGTCGGAGTTCCTTGTGTAGTAAAACCATTAATGTCTTCCTCTGGAAAAGGACAATCAACCATAAAAACTGCTGCCGATATTGACAAAGCTTGGCAATATGCCGTAGAAGGTTCTCGCGGTGATGTTGTAGAAGTTATTGTTGAAGCATTTGTTAAATTCAATTCGGAAATTACTTTATTGACTGTAGTTCAAAACGATAATCCAACTTTATTTTGTGCTCCAATTGGACACAGACAGGAACGTGGCGATTATCAGGAAAGTTGGCAGCCTGCAAAAGTATCAGACGCAGCTTTATACGAAGCACAAGACATGGCCGAGAAAGTAACCGAAGCTTTGGGTGGCGCAGGACTTTTTGGAGTTGAATTTTTCTTAGCCGATGATGGTGTTTATTTCTCAGAATTATCTCCTCGCCCACACGATACCGGAATGGTAACTTTGGCAGGAACGCAAAATTTTAATGAATTCGAATTGCATTTACGTGCCATATTGAGTTTGCCAATTTTTGAAATTACACTTGAAAAAGCTGGTGCAAGCGCTGTTATTTTAGCCTCTGAGAATTCGACAAACCCAACATTTACAGGAATCGAAAAAATCGCTGCTTTGCCAAAAACCGATTTTAGAATTTTCGGAAAACCAACTTCAAGACCATATCGCCGAATGGGAGTTGCATTAGTAAATGATACTCTAGATACTGAAATTGAAAAAGTTGTAGAAAAATCAAAAGAAGCTGCAAAATTAATTACTGTTCATTCGTAG
- a CDS encoding AraC family transcriptional regulator: protein MKKYPIYSIQRFNCNDVNSDFYINTFKNHLVDHSFVEEPHRHNSYVLVLFTNGSGTHDIDFDTFEIQPGSMFFLQPGQIHNWDLSEDIDGFVVFYSQEMYNLYFRQKTIDTYPFYYSLGNSPEMVLDAKEVKMIEFYFLNMLEEYSGNKMMKQDKIVNLLDSIHIEIARKYTENNVIETHSYNVKIRDFNTLLENHFLTEKTPSFYASQLHITLKHLNRICNEILKKTTTQVVTDRIILEAKRMLMDKKRTVNEIASMLGFDDYSYFVRLFKKHAGMTPTIFRSIKK from the coding sequence ATGAAAAAGTATCCCATATATTCTATTCAGCGGTTCAATTGTAATGATGTGAATAGTGATTTTTATATCAATACCTTTAAAAATCACTTGGTAGATCACAGTTTTGTCGAAGAACCACATAGACATAATTCATACGTATTGGTTCTTTTTACCAATGGATCAGGAACGCATGATATCGATTTTGATACTTTTGAAATTCAGCCTGGGAGTATGTTTTTTTTACAGCCTGGGCAGATACACAATTGGGATTTGTCTGAAGATATTGACGGCTTTGTGGTTTTTTATTCTCAGGAAATGTATAATCTTTATTTTCGTCAAAAGACAATAGATACCTATCCCTTTTATTATTCCTTAGGAAATTCTCCCGAAATGGTTTTGGATGCTAAAGAGGTAAAAATGATTGAGTTTTATTTTCTTAATATGCTTGAAGAGTATAGCGGAAATAAAATGATGAAGCAGGATAAAATCGTAAACTTATTGGACAGTATTCATATAGAAATTGCCCGTAAGTATACCGAAAACAATGTTATCGAAACGCATTCCTATAATGTGAAAATCAGAGATTTTAATACACTTTTGGAGAACCATTTTTTAACGGAAAAAACACCTTCTTTTTATGCTTCTCAGCTTCATATTACCTTAAAGCATTTGAATAGAATATGTAATGAAATCTTGAAGAAAACCACTACTCAGGTAGTTACAGATAGAATTATTTTGGAAGCCAAAAGAATGTTGATGGATAAAAAAAGAACAGTCAACGAAATCGCTTCAATGTTGGGTTTCGATGACTATTCTTATTTCGTAAGGCTCTTTAAGAAGCATGCTGGAATGACACCAACAATTTTCCGAAGCATAAAAAAGTAA
- a CDS encoding DUF983 domain-containing protein gives MSHALVHILNNDCPHCLEGKVFNEKNIFLNIGFPKMNQYCPHCQFKFEKEPGYFFGAMYVNYGLTVAQGIATYLIAHQFFTETFDLRIIGIITAVIVLMASFNIRLSRLLWIYMFKNYSI, from the coding sequence ATGTCACACGCACTTGTTCACATCCTAAATAATGATTGCCCACATTGCCTTGAGGGGAAAGTATTTAACGAAAAAAACATATTCTTAAATATTGGTTTTCCAAAAATGAATCAGTATTGTCCTCATTGTCAATTTAAATTCGAAAAAGAACCGGGATACTTCTTTGGTGCTATGTACGTAAACTATGGCTTGACCGTAGCGCAAGGAATTGCAACTTATTTAATTGCACATCAATTTTTTACTGAAACTTTCGACTTAAGAATCATTGGTATTATTACTGCAGTCATTGTATTGATGGCCTCCTTCAACATTCGCCTATCGCGATTATTATGGATTTATATGTTTAAAAACTATTCTATTTAG
- a CDS encoding DUF6370 family protein codes for MKHLFSILFLFIALASNAQEKKEILKPQIVEVSCGQCQFEMKGKGCDVAIRIDGKSYFADGIKIDDYGDAHAKDGFCEAVREAQVTGKIVNNRFQVTSFKLLPEKH; via the coding sequence ATGAAACATCTATTTTCGATACTATTCCTATTTATCGCGTTAGCATCCAATGCACAAGAAAAAAAAGAGATTCTAAAACCTCAAATTGTAGAAGTTTCTTGCGGTCAATGTCAATTTGAAATGAAAGGAAAAGGTTGTGATGTAGCTATACGCATCGATGGAAAATCATACTTTGCAGATGGCATCAAAATTGACGATTATGGTGACGCACATGCCAAAGATGGTTTTTGCGAAGCGGTTAGAGAAGCACAGGTTACTGGAAAAATAGTTAATAATCGTTTCCAAGTCACCTCTTTCAAGCTACTTCCAGAAAAGCACTAA
- a CDS encoding response regulator transcription factor, whose translation MKLLIVEDEPNLLSVLRKGFTENNFEVSVCLDGETALEMIQNNDFDVVILDVMLPKVNGIEICRRLRAIKNFVPILLLTALGTSENIVNGLENGADDYLVKPFKFTELNARVMALARRANLDTQKPDIIKLEDLEINGKTKSVHRNGNPILLTHKEFRLLYYLAKNKGTIVSRNQILDNVWDISFDMNTNVVDVYINYLRKKIDKPYNTKMIQTIKGFGYLLQAENE comes from the coding sequence ATGAAATTATTGATTGTTGAAGATGAACCGAATTTGTTATCCGTTTTAAGAAAAGGATTTACCGAAAACAACTTTGAGGTAAGTGTCTGCCTAGACGGAGAAACTGCGTTGGAAATGATTCAGAACAACGATTTTGACGTAGTGATCTTAGATGTAATGCTTCCAAAAGTTAACGGAATCGAGATTTGCCGAAGATTAAGAGCCATCAAAAACTTTGTTCCTATTCTTTTATTAACAGCCCTGGGAACTTCAGAAAACATCGTAAACGGTCTAGAGAATGGAGCCGATGATTATTTGGTAAAACCTTTTAAATTCACCGAACTCAATGCCAGAGTCATGGCTTTGGCAAGACGTGCTAATCTCGATACTCAAAAACCTGACATCATAAAATTAGAGGATTTAGAAATCAATGGTAAAACCAAATCGGTACATCGAAATGGAAATCCAATACTTTTGACACATAAAGAATTTAGACTGCTTTATTATTTAGCCAAAAACAAAGGAACAATTGTTTCCAGAAATCAAATTTTGGACAACGTTTGGGACATTAGTTTTGACATGAATACCAACGTTGTAGATGTATATATCAATTATTTGAGAAAAAAAATAGACAAACCTTATAACACCAAAATGATCCAAACCATCAAAGGTTTTGGTTATTTATTACAAGCAGAAAATGAATAA
- a CDS encoding HAMP domain-containing sensor histidine kinase has product MNNIKKKITYSYVILSSISTILLCVLVFYLFRSNNQYYFLKRLEDRAKIVASIHFQKDPEKIKYYKQLKKNGLEELIQEEDFVLKVNSQNTFEYNTQLNLPNEFYTNVLKNGKESFEIDNKYYLGQIFTESGQKYIVIIAAVDRKGHLTTVYISRIMILGIIVFLIISFFLGRLLAKKVIIPVSNIAKEVKRISASNLSRRLNNDGNTGEIADLTSTFNDMLDRLETSFEIQTNFINNASHELKTPITTIIAEAEIMLLKDREKEEYITSLENIHRQSSKLGSLTESLLKLTQTGYDGTKQVQNVVRLDDLLFEVKTDLDTFFPDNKVSIKLDVSAKDSNYLSIPCNKNLLELAINNIVANGVKYSDNKEVFVNLSATKDNIKIVISDIGIGIPSEDIPHLYEPFFRGKEASKYIGYGLGLPLAMKIIRMHNGELQIQSEKDKGTIVTILFKKSNIKNSNVNS; this is encoded by the coding sequence ATGAATAATATTAAAAAGAAAATTACTTATTCGTACGTTATTCTTTCGTCTATTAGCACAATTCTACTGTGTGTTTTGGTGTTTTATTTATTCAGAAGCAATAACCAATATTACTTTCTAAAACGTTTAGAAGATCGTGCAAAAATTGTTGCTTCGATTCATTTTCAAAAAGATCCAGAAAAAATTAAGTACTACAAGCAGCTTAAAAAAAATGGTTTAGAAGAGCTGATTCAAGAGGAAGATTTTGTACTTAAAGTGAATAGTCAAAACACTTTTGAATACAATACTCAACTGAACTTACCCAATGAATTCTATACTAATGTTTTAAAAAACGGAAAAGAATCCTTCGAAATAGACAACAAATATTACTTAGGTCAAATTTTTACGGAGAGTGGTCAAAAGTATATTGTAATCATTGCTGCAGTTGACCGAAAAGGACATCTAACAACTGTTTATATTTCAAGAATTATGATTCTTGGAATTATCGTCTTTTTGATTATCTCTTTCTTTCTCGGAAGATTATTAGCTAAGAAAGTTATAATCCCAGTCTCAAATATCGCAAAAGAAGTCAAAAGAATTAGTGCATCTAATTTATCTAGAAGACTAAATAATGATGGAAATACTGGCGAAATAGCCGATTTGACTTCAACCTTCAACGATATGTTAGACCGACTGGAAACATCATTTGAAATTCAGACTAATTTTATCAATAACGCTTCTCACGAACTCAAAACACCAATCACGACTATTATTGCCGAAGCAGAAATTATGCTCCTTAAAGACCGTGAAAAAGAGGAATACATTACTTCTTTAGAAAACATTCACAGACAATCCTCAAAATTAGGAAGTCTAACCGAAAGCCTTTTAAAACTTACTCAAACCGGTTACGACGGAACCAAACAAGTACAAAACGTTGTTCGTTTAGACGATTTATTATTTGAAGTAAAAACGGACTTAGATACTTTTTTCCCAGATAATAAAGTAAGTATCAAACTAGACGTTTCTGCAAAGGATAGCAATTATTTATCCATTCCTTGTAACAAAAATTTGCTAGAATTAGCCATAAACAATATTGTCGCAAATGGTGTAAAATACTCTGACAATAAAGAAGTTTTTGTAAATCTTAGTGCAACCAAAGACAATATCAAAATTGTAATTAGCGATATCGGAATCGGGATTCCATCCGAAGATATTCCGCATCTTTACGAACCTTTTTTCAGAGGAAAAGAAGCCAGCAAATATATTGGTTACGGCTTAGGCTTACCATTGGCAA